One genomic window of Halolamina sediminis includes the following:
- a CDS encoding RIO1 family regulatory kinase/ATPase domain-containing protein — protein sequence MELRKVVRGSPDWGRIEAVVRELAERYDRESVHVRFLDADNWLSTPLVLDDEYFVKLVTEQNSLVHALFTATRNLGAFSSGTEGFFGHYGTPYQMAEHELAATERLREVGVNAPEPIEALEVEGMGVLVMEYLPEFDTLDGLDEARERELAPDVFAALRRMHDHGLAHGDLRAENVLVVEGEIYVIDATNVREDEGGGATMAAARSYDLACALAALEPLIGAKAAVGAALDHYDEDELLAAREFLDFVSVRPDHTFAAAALKGEIETRAGEAERGG from the coding sequence ATGGAGCTGCGGAAGGTCGTCCGGGGGAGTCCGGATTGGGGCCGGATCGAGGCGGTCGTCCGCGAGCTCGCGGAGCGGTACGACCGCGAGTCGGTCCACGTCCGCTTCCTCGACGCCGACAACTGGCTCTCCACGCCGCTGGTGCTCGACGACGAGTACTTCGTGAAGCTGGTGACCGAGCAGAACTCCTTGGTCCACGCGCTGTTCACCGCGACCCGGAACCTCGGCGCGTTCTCCTCGGGCACGGAGGGGTTTTTCGGCCACTACGGCACCCCCTACCAGATGGCCGAACACGAACTGGCGGCGACCGAGCGCCTGCGCGAGGTGGGCGTGAACGCCCCCGAACCGATCGAGGCGCTGGAGGTCGAAGGGATGGGGGTGCTGGTGATGGAGTATCTCCCCGAGTTCGACACGCTCGACGGGCTCGACGAGGCGCGGGAACGCGAACTCGCCCCCGACGTGTTCGCGGCGCTCCGGCGGATGCACGACCACGGGCTCGCTCACGGCGACCTGCGCGCGGAGAACGTGCTCGTGGTCGAGGGTGAGATCTACGTCATCGACGCCACCAACGTCCGCGAGGACGAGGGGGGCGGGGCGACGATGGCGGCGGCCCGATCCTACGACCTCGCGTGTGCGCTCGCGGCGTTGGAGCCGCTGATCGGCGCGAAGGCGGCCGTCGGCGCGGCGCTCGATCACTACGACGAGGACGAACTGCTGGCGGCGCGGGAGTTCCTCGACTTCGTCTCGGTTCGTCCGGACCACACGTTCGCGGCCGCGGCGCTGAAAGGTGAAATCGAGACGCGGGCGGGCGAGGCCGAGCGCGGCGGGTAG
- a CDS encoding succinylglutamate desuccinylase/aspartoacylase family protein — MTDGAFTYNGGRVEPGEHADIRYSISETYLGDPVRIPVSIVNGEHEGPTVFLSAASHGDELNGIEVVREVAYEWDHTNLHGTLVCMPVLNVPGFATQQRYLPVYDRDLNRSFPGKAGSTSAKRMADEIFRNFVAPCDVGLDFHTSTRGRTNMLHVRADMGNEGTPRLARAFGSNVVIDSEGASGTLRREATAAGVPTITVEMGEAHRFQRRFIDRALDGVASVFAEYAVYPTEAVHRPGWRTIVTAEEKTWLRSDVGGLVEMHYDSGDLVEAGDTVCSISSPFKTDVVDVDAPFTGLLVGKLENPLVYPGNPLIHLVELDDPTRRAYEREQSGTMPERPS; from the coding sequence ATGACTGACGGGGCGTTCACGTACAACGGCGGCCGGGTCGAGCCCGGAGAGCATGCGGACATCCGGTACAGCATCAGCGAGACGTACCTCGGCGACCCAGTTCGCATCCCCGTCTCGATCGTCAACGGGGAGCACGAGGGGCCGACGGTGTTCCTCTCGGCGGCCTCCCACGGCGACGAGCTGAACGGTATCGAGGTCGTGCGCGAGGTGGCCTACGAGTGGGACCACACGAACCTCCACGGCACGCTCGTCTGTATGCCCGTGTTGAACGTCCCCGGCTTCGCCACACAGCAGCGGTATCTCCCCGTCTACGACCGCGACCTCAACCGTTCGTTCCCCGGGAAGGCTGGCTCCACGAGCGCGAAGCGGATGGCCGACGAGATATTCCGGAACTTTGTCGCCCCCTGCGACGTCGGGCTCGACTTTCACACGTCGACCCGGGGTCGGACGAACATGCTCCACGTCCGCGCGGACATGGGCAACGAGGGCACTCCACGGCTCGCACGTGCGTTCGGCTCGAACGTCGTCATCGACAGCGAAGGGGCGTCGGGGACGCTCCGTCGCGAGGCGACGGCTGCCGGGGTTCCCACGATCACCGTCGAGATGGGGGAGGCCCACCGGTTCCAGCGACGGTTCATCGACCGCGCGCTGGACGGCGTCGCGAGCGTGTTCGCGGAGTACGCCGTCTACCCGACCGAGGCCGTCCACCGGCCGGGCTGGCGCACGATCGTCACGGCGGAGGAGAAGACGTGGCTCCGGTCCGACGTCGGGGGGCTCGTCGAGATGCACTACGACAGCGGCGATCTCGTCGAGGCGGGTGACACCGTCTGCAGCATCTCGAGCCCGTTCAAGACGGACGTCGTCGACGTCGATGCGCCGTTTACGGGGCTGCTCGTCGGGAAGCTGGAGAACCCGCTCGTCTACCCGGGGAACCCGCTGATCCACCTCGTGGAGCTCGACGATCCGACCCGGCGTGCCTACGAGCGCGAGCAGTCGGGGACGATGCCCGAACGGCCGAGTTGA
- a CDS encoding putative ATP-dependent zinc protease — protein MDDSVSVGVLSLHSSKETKAILNAVEALGHTGVWIRENNLCVEIEDGTATLEPAVDVIANRLLLSKTEQPAELLGLALSLSRLQPMLNRPRNVLTAFHKFATATALVGSEVHLPDATLALDPDKLNDEKAKYGDEVVYKTAIGTHGGGTWKIGADERVNPRVGDRYAFLQELVDRDGDRHRDLRVYVVDGEIVGTMRRYAPENDWRTNVALGGAVEGVDDLPESAAAMALDAADVVGLDYAGVDLVEGENGWHLLEVNPTAGFKGLFEATGVSPAPLIAKLAIETAGGEVDDERVAELATELDDSTPATVDTEPDRQSPDVTTIGYTEDVLVSGTSGTERIVGKSDTGAARTSIDTRLAAKIGAGPIKSMTKVRSGSVKSGKARPVVDIVVGVGGDRHTVAASLEDRGHMDYPLLLGRDILQHYQVDVRRRSDVDEPNEE, from the coding sequence ATGGACGACTCTGTCTCGGTCGGCGTTCTCAGCCTCCACAGCAGCAAGGAGACGAAAGCGATCCTGAACGCGGTGGAAGCGCTCGGTCACACGGGCGTCTGGATCCGGGAGAACAACCTCTGTGTGGAGATCGAGGACGGGACGGCGACGCTGGAGCCGGCCGTCGACGTGATCGCGAACCGGCTGCTGCTCTCGAAGACCGAACAGCCCGCGGAGCTACTCGGGCTCGCGCTGTCGCTGAGCCGCCTGCAACCGATGCTGAACCGCCCGCGGAACGTTCTCACGGCGTTTCACAAGTTCGCGACCGCGACCGCGCTCGTGGGCTCGGAGGTCCACCTGCCGGACGCCACGCTCGCACTCGACCCCGACAAGCTGAACGACGAGAAAGCGAAGTACGGCGACGAGGTCGTCTACAAGACCGCGATCGGCACCCACGGCGGCGGGACGTGGAAGATCGGCGCCGACGAGCGGGTGAACCCCCGCGTCGGCGACCGGTACGCGTTCCTGCAGGAGCTCGTCGATCGCGACGGCGACCGCCACCGCGACCTCCGCGTGTACGTCGTCGACGGCGAGATCGTCGGAACGATGCGGCGCTACGCGCCGGAGAACGACTGGCGGACGAACGTCGCCCTCGGCGGCGCCGTCGAGGGCGTCGACGATCTCCCCGAATCGGCAGCGGCGATGGCGCTGGACGCGGCCGACGTCGTGGGGCTGGACTACGCGGGCGTCGACCTCGTGGAGGGTGAGAACGGTTGGCACCTCCTCGAAGTGAACCCCACTGCGGGGTTCAAGGGGCTGTTCGAAGCGACCGGCGTGAGCCCGGCGCCGCTCATCGCGAAGCTCGCCATCGAGACGGCCGGCGGTGAGGTGGACGACGAGCGGGTCGCCGAACTCGCGACCGAACTCGACGACTCGACGCCCGCGACCGTCGACACCGAGCCCGACAGACAGTCCCCGGACGTCACGACCATCGGCTACACGGAGGACGTGCTCGTCTCCGGCACCAGCGGCACCGAGCGAATCGTCGGGAAGTCAGACACGGGCGCGGCACGCACGAGCATCGACACGCGGCTCGCGGCGAAGATCGGCGCTGGGCCGATCAAGTCGATGACGAAAGTCCGCTCCGGGAGCGTCAAATCCGGGAAGGCTCGGCCGGTCGTCGACATCGTCGTCGGCGTCGGCGGCGACCGCCACACCGTCGCCGCGTCGCTGGAGGATCGCGGCCACATGGACTACCCACTGTTACTCGGCCGGGATATTCTCCAGCACTACCAAGTGGACGTTCGGCGGCGCTCGGACGTCGACGAGCCGAACGAGGAGTAG